The Neovison vison isolate M4711 chromosome 13, ASM_NN_V1, whole genome shotgun sequence genome includes a region encoding these proteins:
- the ZFYVE21 gene encoding zinc finger FYVE domain-containing protein 21, whose translation MSSEVAARRDAKKLVRSPSGLRMVPEHRAFGSPFGLEEPQWVPDKECPRCMQCDAKFDFLTRKHHCRRCGKCFCDRCCGQKVPLRRMCFVDPVRQCAECALVSHKEAEFYDKQLKVLLSGATFLVTLGDAEKPETMVCRLSGNQRYLLLEGASRHEVEIARISAVQVLTEGFQAGGGNARATGMSLQYTAPGAEGTTQLKLTAGEDASASRRQSTAWLAAMHKATKLLYESRDQ comes from the exons ATGTCCTCCGAGGTGGCCGCGCGCCGCGATGCCAAGAAGCTGGTGCGCTCCCCCAGCGGCCTGCGCATGGTACCCGAGCACCGCGCCTTCGGCAGCCCCTTCGGCCTGGAGGAGCCGCAGTGGGTCCCGGACAAGGAG TGCCCGAGGTGTATGCAGTGTGACGCCAAGTTTGACTTTCTCACCAGAAAG CACCACTGTCGCCGCTGTGGGAAGTGCTTCTGTGACAGGTGCTGCGGCCAGAAGGTGCCGCTGCGACGCATGTGCTTCGTGGACCCCGTGCGGCAGTGCGCCGAGTGCGCCCTCGTGTCCCACAAGGAGGCCGAGTTCTACGACAAGCAGCTCAAGGTGCTCCTGAGCG GAGCCACCTTCCTCGTGACCCTGGGAGATGCCGAGAAACCAGAGACGATGGTTTGCCGTCTGTCCGGCAACCAGAG GTACTTGCTTCTGGAAGGGGCCAGCCGCCACGAGGTTGAGATCGCCCGCATCTCGGCCGTGCAGGTGCTCACGGAAGGCTTCCAGGCCGGAG GAGGCAACGCACGGGCCACAGGCATGTCCCTGCAGTACACAGCACCAGGGGCGGAGGGCACGACCCAGCTGAAGCTGACGGCTGGGGAGGACGCCAGCGCCAGCCGAAGGCAGTCGACAGCGTGGCTGGCGGCCATGCACAAG GCCACCAAGCTCCTCTACGAGTCACGGGACCAGTAA